In one Bacillus thuringiensis genomic region, the following are encoded:
- the ftsL gene encoding cell division protein FtsL codes for MTNLAVKYKQQAQEEVQIQTPPQQMAKPKVKAKITRIEKLLYVAFIGFLLYACVAFIGNKAGLYQVNVEAATIEEKIVQQQKENQELQAEVEKLSRYERIAEVAKKHGLEINANNVKGLK; via the coding sequence ATGACTAATTTAGCTGTAAAGTACAAACAACAAGCGCAAGAAGAGGTGCAAATTCAAACGCCCCCACAGCAGATGGCTAAGCCGAAGGTTAAAGCGAAAATTACAAGAATCGAAAAACTGTTGTATGTAGCGTTTATTGGCTTTTTATTGTATGCCTGTGTCGCGTTTATTGGAAATAAAGCAGGCCTTTATCAAGTTAATGTAGAAGCAGCGACGATAGAAGAAAAAATTGTACAGCAGCAAAAAGAAAATCAAGAATTACAAGCTGAAGTAGAGAAGTTAAGTCGCTATGAACGAATCGCTGAAGTTGCAAAAAAACACGGGCTAGAAATTAATGCGAATAATGTGAAAGGCCTCAAATAA
- the rsmH gene encoding 16S rRNA (cytosine(1402)-N(4))-methyltransferase RsmH has protein sequence MFKHVTVLLKETVDGLDIKPDGTYVDCTLGGGGHSSYLLSQLTEGGKLIAFDQDEIAIQNAKEKFSSYGEQFITVKSNFRYLAEKLQEIGITEVDGILFDLGVSSPQLDTPERGFSYHHDAPLDMRMDQDAPLTAYDVVNSWSYEQLVRIFFQYGEEKFSKQIARKIEAYRENKAIETTGELVELIKEGIPAPARRTGGHPAKRVFQAIRIAVNDELKVFEEALESAIEMVKPGGRVSVITFHSLEDRICKTTFKRNSTTPQLPPGLPIIPDEFKPKLKLITRKPILPSDIELEENNRARSAKLRIAEKR, from the coding sequence ATGTTTAAACACGTAACAGTGCTTTTAAAGGAAACAGTAGACGGCTTAGATATAAAGCCAGATGGTACATATGTAGATTGTACACTGGGGGGAGGAGGACATAGTTCTTATTTATTATCCCAATTAACTGAAGGTGGAAAATTAATAGCGTTTGATCAAGATGAGATAGCGATTCAAAACGCGAAAGAAAAGTTCTCTTCATACGGTGAACAGTTTATAACAGTAAAGAGTAACTTCCGTTATTTAGCTGAAAAACTGCAGGAAATAGGTATAACAGAAGTAGACGGTATTTTATTTGATTTAGGTGTTTCATCCCCACAATTAGATACACCAGAACGAGGCTTTAGTTATCATCATGATGCACCGCTAGATATGCGGATGGATCAAGATGCCCCATTAACAGCGTATGATGTTGTAAATAGCTGGTCATATGAACAACTTGTAAGGATTTTCTTCCAATACGGTGAAGAAAAATTTTCAAAACAAATTGCAAGAAAAATTGAAGCTTATCGTGAGAATAAAGCTATTGAAACGACAGGAGAATTAGTAGAGCTAATTAAAGAAGGTATTCCGGCTCCAGCTCGTAGAACGGGTGGGCATCCTGCTAAGCGAGTGTTTCAGGCAATTCGTATAGCTGTAAATGATGAATTAAAAGTATTTGAAGAAGCATTGGAATCTGCTATTGAGATGGTTAAGCCAGGTGGAAGGGTTAGTGTTATAACATTCCATTCATTAGAAGATCGTATTTGTAAAACAACGTTTAAGCGAAATAGTACAACGCCACAATTGCCGCCAGGATTACCGATTATTCCTGATGAATTTAAGCCGAAATTAAAGCTTATTACAAGAAAACCGATTTTACCTTCTGATATAGAGCTAGAAGAAAATAATCGTGCGCGTTCTGCGAAGTTGAGAATCGCTGAAAAACGATAA
- the bshC gene encoding bacillithiol biosynthesis cysteine-adding enzyme BshC: MEIKEISVPQQGVVADYMNGKKEIQSCFDYVLTEDAFKQRLHDLREREFFRQDLVAHLLEYNTKLQAGESTIQNVKALGDENTYVVIAGQQAGLLTGPLYTIHKVISILQLAKEKEVSLGVKVVPVFWIAGEDHDMDEINHTFVAKNKKLKKTIFYDRNPKKASASESELSVEDCRNWIEEIFKTYPETNFTKDVLKFVDDALKKSNTYVDFFAHLITKIFANSGLILVDSHHPELRKLEIPFFKRVISKYKEVQEGLRNQQEVIKELGYKPIIETKSHAVHIFMEINNERVLLEEHQGKFVGKDGAHSFSYEELIEEMERNPARFSNNVVTRPLMQEYVFPTLAFIGGPGELAYWSELQQVFHTVGFQMPPVVPRLTITYMERDIATDLFDLQLRESDPFLNDVDKLRENWLSNQIEEPIDDHFEKAKKEIADIHTSLQQFVKKIEPGLGAFAGKNELKINEQIELLERMLKRNVEKKYEVQLNKFRRIQFALRPLGAPQERVWNVCYYLNQFGLDFVDRVMENPFSWDGKHHVIKL, encoded by the coding sequence ATGGAGATAAAAGAAATCTCTGTTCCGCAACAAGGTGTTGTAGCGGACTATATGAACGGTAAAAAAGAGATACAGTCATGTTTTGATTATGTGTTAACAGAAGATGCTTTTAAACAACGTTTACATGATTTGCGTGAAAGGGAGTTTTTCCGCCAAGATTTAGTAGCGCATTTATTAGAATATAATACAAAATTACAAGCGGGAGAATCTACAATTCAAAATGTAAAAGCGCTTGGAGATGAAAATACATATGTTGTTATAGCTGGACAACAAGCGGGGTTATTAACTGGACCGCTTTATACAATTCATAAAGTTATTTCAATTTTACAGCTTGCAAAGGAAAAGGAAGTAAGTTTAGGAGTTAAAGTTGTCCCTGTCTTCTGGATTGCGGGTGAAGACCATGATATGGATGAGATTAACCATACTTTCGTAGCGAAAAATAAAAAGTTGAAAAAAACAATTTTTTATGACCGTAATCCGAAAAAGGCGAGTGCTTCTGAGTCTGAACTTTCTGTTGAAGATTGTAGAAATTGGATTGAAGAGATTTTTAAAACATACCCAGAAACAAATTTTACGAAGGATGTATTAAAATTTGTTGATGATGCTTTGAAAAAATCGAATACGTATGTAGATTTCTTTGCTCATCTTATTACGAAAATCTTTGCTAATTCTGGTTTAATCCTTGTTGATTCACATCATCCTGAATTAAGAAAGTTGGAAATTCCATTTTTTAAGCGAGTTATAAGTAAGTATAAAGAGGTACAAGAGGGCCTTCGAAATCAGCAGGAAGTAATTAAAGAACTAGGATACAAACCGATTATTGAAACGAAGTCTCATGCAGTGCATATATTCATGGAAATAAATAATGAACGAGTATTGCTTGAAGAGCATCAAGGTAAGTTTGTTGGAAAGGATGGGGCGCATTCCTTTTCATACGAAGAGTTGATTGAAGAGATGGAGAGAAATCCGGCGCGTTTTAGTAATAACGTTGTAACACGTCCTCTTATGCAAGAGTATGTATTTCCTACGCTCGCATTTATTGGAGGTCCAGGAGAATTAGCTTATTGGAGTGAATTACAACAAGTATTCCATACTGTCGGTTTTCAAATGCCACCTGTCGTTCCTCGTCTTACAATTACTTATATGGAGAGAGATATAGCGACAGATTTATTTGATTTGCAATTGAGAGAAAGTGATCCATTTTTAAATGATGTCGATAAATTGCGTGAAAACTGGTTGTCCAATCAAATAGAGGAACCGATTGATGATCATTTTGAAAAGGCGAAAAAAGAAATTGCTGATATTCATACATCTTTACAGCAATTTGTAAAGAAAATAGAGCCAGGGTTAGGTGCGTTTGCAGGGAAAAACGAATTGAAAATTAATGAACAAATTGAACTGCTGGAAAGAATGTTGAAAAGAAATGTTGAGAAAAAGTATGAGGTTCAGCTAAATAAATTCCGTCGTATACAATTCGCACTTCGTCCATTAGGTGCACCACAAGAACGTGTGTGGAATGTATGTTATTATTTAAATCAGTTTGGTTTGGATTTCGTTGATCGTGTAATGGAAAACCCTTTTTCTTGGGACGGAAAACATCATGTTATAAAACTATAA
- the panE gene encoding 2-dehydropantoate 2-reductase yields the protein MKIGIVGPGAIGLLYTFYLQKNNQDVTLFTRTAKQAEELKETGVTCIRDGRCETVYPSVLPIESMVAQNLDYIFVAVKQYHIDDILPFVEGASSLIFLQNGMSHLQKMLNIGSENIAVGIVEHGAKKEGGHIVHHTGIGVTKFGVVCGQSIHFKKIFNYFPVAYFPVQIETDWEEIMHKKLVVNVCINPLTALLGVKNGELITNRFFYQMMEQVFQEVAFLIRGEKEMIWQMVRNVCEGTSRNTSSMLADVRANRQTEINAIVGYVLEEAKKQQRTAPTLQFLFDAIKGLETRV from the coding sequence ATGAAAATTGGAATTGTCGGACCAGGTGCTATTGGTCTATTGTATACATTTTATTTACAAAAAAATAACCAAGATGTTACGTTGTTTACTAGGACGGCTAAGCAGGCGGAAGAATTGAAGGAAACAGGTGTAACTTGTATTAGAGATGGAAGATGTGAAACAGTATATCCATCTGTTTTACCGATAGAAAGTATGGTAGCGCAAAATTTAGATTATATATTTGTTGCTGTGAAGCAATATCATATAGATGACATACTACCGTTTGTGGAAGGGGCATCATCATTAATCTTTTTGCAAAACGGAATGTCGCATCTTCAAAAGATGCTGAACATAGGGAGTGAAAATATAGCTGTTGGTATTGTAGAACATGGTGCGAAAAAAGAGGGAGGGCATATCGTTCATCATACTGGGATAGGGGTAACAAAATTTGGAGTGGTTTGTGGTCAATCTATACATTTTAAAAAAATATTCAATTATTTTCCTGTTGCTTATTTTCCAGTTCAAATAGAAACGGATTGGGAAGAGATTATGCACAAAAAATTAGTAGTAAATGTATGTATCAATCCGTTGACAGCATTATTGGGAGTTAAGAATGGTGAATTAATCACGAATCGTTTTTTTTATCAAATGATGGAGCAAGTGTTCCAGGAGGTCGCATTTCTTATTAGAGGAGAAAAAGAAATGATATGGCAAATGGTACGAAATGTGTGTGAAGGAACGTCTCGTAATACATCCTCTATGTTAGCGGATGTAAGAGCGAATAGACAGACGGAAATTAATGCGATTGTTGGATATGTATTAGAAGAAGCTAAGAAACAGCAACGAACAGCTCCGACACTTCAATTTTTGTTCGATGCAATAAAAGGTTTAGAAACAAGAGTATAA
- a CDS encoding N-acetyltransferase, with the protein MGFPKVERLLINYKTLDEFKKFKGCGAQELSMLEELQANIIENDSESPFYGIYYGGSLIARMSLYMKRNGGEPFEITGPYLELYKLEVLPTFQKQGFGQMLVNHAKQMQFPIKTIARIHSAGFWDKLNFNPVSVTDGDFYIWHPEANLNAVTNEESA; encoded by the coding sequence ATGGGATTCCCAAAAGTTGAGCGCTTGCTCATCAATTATAAAACGTTAGATGAATTCAAAAAATTTAAAGGGTGCGGAGCCCAGGAACTATCTATGCTGGAAGAATTACAAGCAAACATTATTGAAAACGACAGTGAATCTCCATTTTACGGTATTTATTACGGTGGATCACTAATTGCACGTATGAGTCTATATATGAAAAGAAATGGCGGAGAACCATTCGAAATTACAGGTCCCTACCTCGAACTTTATAAACTTGAAGTATTACCAACTTTTCAAAAACAAGGATTCGGGCAAATGCTTGTAAATCATGCGAAACAAATGCAATTCCCTATTAAAACGATAGCACGTATTCATTCAGCTGGTTTTTGGGATAAATTAAATTTCAACCCCGTATCAGTAACTGATGGAGATTTTTATATTTGGCATCCAGAAGCAAATTTGAATGCGGTTACAAACGAAGAATCAGCTTAA
- a CDS encoding RsfA family transcriptional regulator: MATTRQDAWTDDEDLLLAEVVLRHIREGGTQLSAFKEVGKNLSRTPAACGFRWNSYVRKQFKERIEEAKQLRKVENYEVKETKVLEPTSITLNDVIDFLQNYKDENSLTVLQQQVESLQTERERLLERLSVYEEEYRTLLDYIDQKRSVMVAERNNARSNEKLEKLKK; the protein is encoded by the coding sequence ATGGCGACAACAAGACAAGATGCTTGGACTGATGATGAAGATTTGCTTCTGGCAGAAGTAGTACTCCGGCATATTCGAGAAGGTGGAACACAACTTTCTGCCTTTAAGGAAGTGGGAAAAAATTTATCTCGTACACCAGCAGCATGTGGGTTTAGATGGAATTCTTACGTAAGAAAGCAATTTAAAGAACGTATTGAGGAAGCAAAGCAACTTCGTAAAGTAGAAAATTATGAAGTGAAAGAGACAAAGGTGTTAGAACCTACGTCAATTACGTTGAATGATGTTATTGATTTCTTGCAAAATTATAAAGATGAAAACTCTTTAACGGTGTTGCAACAACAAGTTGAATCATTACAAACAGAAAGAGAGCGTCTTCTGGAGCGGTTATCAGTATATGAAGAAGAGTATAGAACATTACTTGATTATATCGATCAAAAAAGAAGTGTAATGGTAGCGGAAAGAAACAATGCTCGCTCGAATGAGAAGTTAGAGAAGCTTAAGAAATAA
- the rpmF gene encoding 50S ribosomal protein L32, whose product MAVPFRRTSKTVKRKRRTHFKLSVPGMVECPSCGEAKLAHRVCKACGTYKGKEVISK is encoded by the coding sequence ATGGCTGTACCTTTTAGAAGAACTTCTAAAACAGTAAAAAGAAAGCGTCGTACGCATTTCAAATTATCAGTACCTGGTATGGTAGAGTGCCCAAGCTGTGGTGAAGCGAAATTAGCTCACCGTGTATGTAAAGCATGCGGTACTTACAAAGGTAAAGAAGTAATCAGCAAGTAA
- a CDS encoding YceD family protein, with protein sequence MKWSIHQLNKLRNKGLTLDEMVDVSELKEVEKDIREINPVHVTGRVDFGSGKFTFHLHITGSMVLPCSRSLVDVTLPFDIKTTEVFQTSQEEFETEAEIHSLEGEVLDLLPVIKENILLEIPMQIFSDDVSGGAPTQGQDWQVISEEDKEKTVDPRLAGLAKFFDK encoded by the coding sequence ATGAAATGGTCCATCCATCAATTGAATAAATTGAGAAATAAAGGATTGACATTGGATGAGATGGTAGATGTAAGTGAGCTAAAAGAGGTCGAGAAAGATATTCGTGAAATTAATCCTGTTCATGTAACGGGAAGAGTTGATTTTGGCTCCGGTAAGTTTACGTTTCATCTACATATAACTGGAAGCATGGTTTTACCATGTTCTCGCTCTTTAGTAGATGTGACATTACCATTTGACATTAAAACAACTGAGGTGTTCCAAACTTCACAAGAAGAATTTGAAACTGAAGCTGAAATTCACTCTTTAGAAGGAGAAGTACTTGACTTACTGCCCGTAATCAAGGAAAATATACTTTTGGAGATTCCAATGCAAATTTTCAGTGATGATGTTTCTGGTGGAGCACCGACGCAAGGTCAAGACTGGCAAGTGATTTCGGAAGAAGACAAAGAAAAGACTGTTGATCCAAGATTGGCAGGACTTGCAAAGTTTTTTGACAAATAA
- a CDS encoding nucleotidyltransferase — MQQTKKLTQSDIIIAVMSGPFLQRGEPSLISKWYRTKMALANGVDLVVELPYVFATQKAETFANGAISILNALRVSEICFGSEDGQIENFYNTISVQKNEEETFNCLVKQFMGAGNSYAKATSDAFSHILTSEKNIDMSQPNNILGFQYMKAILSQNSSIQAQTIKRFAAHYHDETFSDQHIASATSIRKQLFSEEGSFTAIEPFLPQATTSLLANYKQNYGILHNWEQYFSFFKYKLMTMSPGDLRHIYEIEEGLEHRILSKIQNSSSFYSFMEALKTKRYTWTRLQRACTHILTNTTKEEIRSANIEQHAPYIRLLGMSQKGQTYLSKNKKRIELPILTHTKTFDHAALDIEKKANSVYFSIMHEPLRTQLLKQDITHHPIRYDETSTKFL; from the coding sequence GTGCAACAGACAAAAAAGTTAACACAATCCGATATAATAATTGCCGTTATGAGTGGTCCTTTTTTACAGCGTGGTGAGCCCTCACTCATTTCCAAATGGTATCGCACTAAAATGGCCTTAGCAAACGGCGTAGACCTTGTTGTAGAGCTTCCATACGTCTTTGCAACACAAAAGGCTGAAACCTTCGCAAATGGTGCTATTTCCATTTTAAATGCTCTACGTGTTTCTGAAATTTGTTTCGGTAGTGAGGATGGACAAATCGAAAATTTTTATAATACCATCTCCGTACAAAAAAACGAAGAAGAGACTTTTAACTGCCTTGTAAAACAATTCATGGGCGCTGGTAATAGTTATGCAAAAGCAACATCGGATGCTTTCTCACACATTTTAACATCCGAAAAAAACATAGATATGTCACAACCAAATAATATTTTAGGCTTCCAATATATGAAAGCAATCCTGTCACAAAATAGCTCTATACAAGCTCAAACTATAAAAAGATTTGCCGCTCATTATCATGATGAAACATTTAGTGACCAACATATTGCAAGCGCGACAAGCATCCGAAAACAACTCTTTAGCGAAGAAGGATCATTTACAGCAATTGAACCTTTTCTCCCACAGGCAACCACTTCGCTTTTAGCAAATTACAAACAAAACTACGGGATATTACATAATTGGGAACAATACTTTTCATTTTTCAAATATAAACTCATGACGATGTCTCCAGGGGACTTACGACATATATATGAAATAGAAGAAGGTTTAGAGCATCGTATTTTATCAAAAATACAAAACAGTTCCTCCTTCTATTCATTCATGGAAGCATTAAAAACAAAACGTTATACATGGACTAGATTACAAAGAGCTTGTACACACATTTTAACAAACACAACAAAAGAGGAAATACGTAGCGCAAATATAGAACAACACGCACCATATATTCGCCTGCTAGGCATGTCACAAAAAGGACAAACTTATCTTTCAAAAAACAAGAAAAGAATCGAACTTCCAATCCTTACTCATACAAAAACATTTGACCATGCCGCTTTAGATATAGAGAAAAAAGCAAACTCTGTATATTTCTCCATCATGCACGAACCGTTACGCACGCAACTATTAAAACAGGATATAACACACCATCCTATTCGCTATGATGAAACATCTACAAAATTCCTATAA